The following nucleotide sequence is from Streptomyces xiamenensis.
GTCCCTGGCGGTTCCTACGACGCCTACAGCGCCGGGCCTGGGCGTTGAGGGTGATCGTGTGGGGACGTCGTTGGATTCGGTGGGGGTGGTGCCGAATGGTGGGGTTCCTCCGGTGGCTCCGTCCGGGTCTCCTCCGCCGGTGGTGGTGGAGCGTCCTGTGGGTGGCGGTCCGCCACAGCAGCCGGTGGTGGGTCCGGTGCCGGGCTGGCCGTCACCGGCCCAGCCCGGTCAGGGGCGTGGGGGTGGGGGTCAGGTGCCGCTGGTGCGTGGCCCGGGTCTGCGTCCGGGTGAGGCGCCTGTGGTGCGGCCCTTTGGTCCGCCGTCCGGTCCGGGTTCACAGCCACCGGTGGGGCGCCCTGCCGGGCCTGGGATGCCGGGTGGTCAGCAGCCTCCCGTGGGGCGTCCGTCTACGGGAGGTGGTGGCCCGGGTGGGGGTAATCCCTGGGGCAGGGCGAACAACTACGGCCTTCTCGGGGGCAAGCCGGTACCGAACGCGAAACCCACGGTGGCGTCACGTATCCCTCCGGGTGGGGTGATCCAGCCCGGTATGAACGCCGCCAACTCACGTCTCACTCCGACCAGGAACGACCAGCCCAACACCACGCCGCGTCCCACGTATGGGAAGGCGAAGGTCGACGGACGTCCCACAGGCCGTGGGGAGCGCGGGCGGTCCCTGCCCAAACCCACCGGTGTGATCGGCCTGCCCGGTCAGGGCAGGAAGAACGGCAAGAAGAAGAAAAAGAAGAACGAGAGCAAGGACGACAGGCAGCCATGACCCCCACCCGCCGGGCCCTCGCCACCACCCTTGCCCTCACCGCCCTACTCGCCACCGCACCCACCGCCCAGGCAGCTGACACCCCCCAACACCCCTGGTACTTCGACACCCTCCGCGTCGAAGAAATCTGGGAACACACCACCGGCGAAGGCATCACTGTCGCCGTCATCGACACCGGCGTCGACCCGACCCTCCCCGAACTCCAAGGCCAAGTCCTCGACGGCACCGACGTCATGAGAGATGCCAGGGGATCCCACGCGGATGATGACGGGCACGGGACCGACATGGCTTCCTTGATCGCTGGATCAGGGGGGAACGGAGTACAGGGGTTGGCCCCGGGGGCAAAGATCCTCCCCATTCGCGCCAGTACCAATCAACTTGATTTTGATGGAGGAGATCGTTGGGCCGAGGCCATCGACTTCGCGGTGGCCGAGGGCGCCCAGATCATCAACATATCGCTGGCAGCCACGGACAACGGAACTGCGGCCACCAGCATGGGTGATTCCATTGCTGAGGCAACGCGTCAAGGCGTCTTGATCTTTGCCGGCACCGGAAACGACGGTGACACTTACAACACGGCCAAGTTCCCGGCGGCTCTCGACGGAATCGTGGGAGTTGGAGCCGTGAACGGTGATGGCGAGCGAGAGGGATACTCGACTCACGGCTCTCAGGTCGCCATTGCAGCCCCGGGTGGCAACGTCCCTGGCCATTGCGATGGTCCTGCCAGCCCGGCTTGTATCCGTGAGGAGGGTGGTACCAGTTCCGCCACCGCTCTCGCTTCCGCCTCCGCCGCGCTGATCTGGTCGCAGCACCCGAACTGGACCAAGAACCAGGTCCTGCGCGTGATGCTCAACACCGCCGAACGCCCCGATGACCAGCGACGCGATGACTACACCGGGTACGGCATCGTCCGGCCCGACCGCGTCGTCATCGACGGGGAAGGCGACCCCGGCGACCCCGACAGCCCGCCCATCTTCCGCGACTGGGAAGCGGCCCTCGATCCTGCTGCCACCCCCGCTCCCGAACCGGAGGCCGAGACCGGTCCGGCGGACGGTGCCGAGCCCGCCCCCGGACCCGAGGCGGAAGCCGCCGCCACCGGTGAGAACAGCGGCCCGCTGCCGTGGATCCTCGGTGGCACCGCCGTCGTCCTGGTCGTCGCCGTGACCGGATGGGTGGTGATCCGGCGGCGGTCAGCGTCCGCGGGGGCGTAAGGAGTCGGTCCTGGTGGCCGTGACGAAGGACTGCCAGGACGCCGCAGGCAGCAGCAACGTGGCGCAGGTGCGCGCCTTCGTGTCGCGTACGGCCTGGAGGCCGGTCGGCAGGGGGGCGTGTTCCAGGCAGTTGTTGCCCGTGCTGCTGTAGCTGCTGATGTGCCATCGCACGATCATCATGGGTCTGCTCCTCTCGGATGATGAGATGAGTCCTCATCCGAGAGGAGCAGCCGGAGCGAGCACAAACCGTCTTGTGGTGCGGCGATCAATTAGCGCCAGACGGCCTCTTGTATACGAAAGCGCCGGTCCGGCGCTCTCGTATCCGGATCAGAAGTCGTCGTCGAACGACACGTTCCCCTCGACCGCCACCTGGTAGGCGGAGGCCCGGCGCTCGAAGAAGTTGGTCAGTTCCTGGACGTCCTGGAGCTCCATGAACGCGAACGGGTTCTCCGAGCCGAACACCGGCTTGATCCCGAGCCGCAGCAGCCGCTGGTCGGCGACGCACTCCAGGTACTGGCGCATCGACTCGGTGTTCATGCCCGGCAGGCCGTCGCCGCACAGGTCCCGCGCGAACTGGAGTTCCGCCTCGACGGCCTCCTTCAGCATGTCGGTGACCTGGCGCTCCAGCTCGTCGTCGAAGAGCTCGGGCTCCTCCCGGCGCACCGTGTCGACGACCTCGAACGCGAAGTTCATGTGCATGGTCTCGTCACGGAACACCCAGTTGGTGCCCGTCGCCAGGCCGTGCAGCAGACCGCGCGAGCGGAACCAGTACACGTAGGCGAACGCCCCGTAGAAGAACAGCCCTTCGATGCAGGCCGCGAAGCAGATCAGGTTCAGCAGGAAGCGCCGGCGGTCGGCCTGGTTCTCCAGCCGGTCGATGTTCTCCACCGAGTCCATCCAGCGGAAGCAGAACTGCGCCTTCTCCCGGATGGACGGGATGTTCTCGACCGCCGCGAAGGCTTCGGCCCGGTCGTCCGGGTCGGGCAGGTACGTGTCCAGCAGCGTCAGATAGAACTGGACATGCACCGCCTCCTCGAACAGCTGCCGCGACAGGTACAGCCGCGCCTCGGGGGAGTTGATGTGCTTGTAGAGCGTGAGCACCAGGTTGTTGGCCACGATCGAGTCGCCCGTTGCGAAGAACGCCACCAGCCGGCCGATCATGTGCTGCTCGCCCGGCGACAGCTTCGCCAGGTCCGCGACGTCCGAGTGGAGGTCGACCTCTTCCACGGTCCAGGTGTTCTTGATGGCGTCCCGGTACCGCTCGTAGAAGTCCGGGTAGCGCATCGGCCGCAGGGTCAGTTCGAAGCCCGGGTCGAGCAGGTTCTTCGTCTTCTGTGCCTCGGTGGTCATTACTGGCATGCCTCGCAGGACTCGGGGTTCTCCAGGGAGCAGGCGACGGCGTCGGCTTCGGTGACGGCGGCCGGCTGCTGCTGCACGGGGATGGTGGGGGCGGGCGCGGTGGCCGCGGCGGAGCCGCCGCGCGCCGACGCCGCGATCCGGGTGGCGGGGCGGGACCGCAGGTAGTACGTGGTCTTCAGACCGCTCTTCCACGCGTACGCGTACATCGAGCTGAGCTTGCCGATGGTCGGCGAGGCCATGAACAGGTTCAGGGACTGCGCCTGGTCGATGAAGGGGGTACGGGCGGCCGCCATGTCGATCAGCGCCCGCTGCGGCAGCTCCCACGCCGTGCGGTACAGGTCGCGCACCTCGGCCGGCAGCGACGCGATCCCGTCGATGGAGCCGTTCGCCTCGCGCAGCGCGCCCCGGGTCGCCTCGTTCCACAGCCCCAGCCGCTTCAGCTCCTCGACCAGGTAGGTGTTGACCTGGAGGAACTCGCCGCTGAGCGTCTCGCGCTTGAACAGGTTCGACACCTGCGGCTCGATGCACTCATACACGCCGGCGATCGAGGCGATGGTGGCGGTCGGTGCGATCGCCAGCAGCAGCGAGTTGCGCATGCCGGTGCCGGCGATGCGGGTACGCAGCGCCTCCCACCGCTCCGGCCAGGTCACCTGGGCGTCGGCGTAGTGGTCGGGGTGCAGGACGCCGCGCGCGGTCCGGGTCTTCTCCCAGTTCTCGAACGGGCCGTGCCGCTCCGCCAGATCGGCGGAGGTCTCGTAGGCGGCCAGCATGATCCGCTCGGAGATCCGGGT
It contains:
- a CDS encoding ribonucleotide-diphosphate reductase subunit beta, which encodes MTTEAQKTKNLLDPGFELTLRPMRYPDFYERYRDAIKNTWTVEEVDLHSDVADLAKLSPGEQHMIGRLVAFFATGDSIVANNLVLTLYKHINSPEARLYLSRQLFEEAVHVQFYLTLLDTYLPDPDDRAEAFAAVENIPSIREKAQFCFRWMDSVENIDRLENQADRRRFLLNLICFAACIEGLFFYGAFAYVYWFRSRGLLHGLATGTNWVFRDETMHMNFAFEVVDTVRREEPELFDDELERQVTDMLKEAVEAELQFARDLCGDGLPGMNTESMRQYLECVADQRLLRLGIKPVFGSENPFAFMELQDVQELTNFFERRASAYQVAVEGNVSFDDDF
- a CDS encoding WXG100 family type VII secretion target yields the protein MQFEDLENASHEQLAALLAGANPDALIQRGDTLQNAARAVSQVGAAVAHHMRNLEWEGESATALREWVTRFEQDSDHFKSYTKVIGQAMKGAGQALKEAVSSMPPVPADTGLPDSASQQAFGAYLGPAATSEHEQLRQEAIGVISRVGQVYQVAATTIRILPEPRFVPLEGEGIVGPDQPSLTGQPYGGEKHRSMPPVAGPTSRPETPFPEPGHVSQASLAVPTTPTAPGLGVEGDRVGTSLDSVGVVPNGGVPPVAPSGSPPPVVVERPVGGGPPQQPVVGPVPGWPSPAQPGQGRGGGGQVPLVRGPGLRPGEAPVVRPFGPPSGPGSQPPVGRPAGPGMPGGQQPPVGRPSTGGGGPGGGNPWGRANNYGLLGGKPVPNAKPTVASRIPPGGVIQPGMNAANSRLTPTRNDQPNTTPRPTYGKAKVDGRPTGRGERGRSLPKPTGVIGLPGQGRKNGKKKKKKNESKDDRQP
- a CDS encoding S8 family serine peptidase produces the protein MTPTRRALATTLALTALLATAPTAQAADTPQHPWYFDTLRVEEIWEHTTGEGITVAVIDTGVDPTLPELQGQVLDGTDVMRDARGSHADDDGHGTDMASLIAGSGGNGVQGLAPGAKILPIRASTNQLDFDGGDRWAEAIDFAVAEGAQIINISLAATDNGTAATSMGDSIAEATRQGVLIFAGTGNDGDTYNTAKFPAALDGIVGVGAVNGDGEREGYSTHGSQVAIAAPGGNVPGHCDGPASPACIREEGGTSSATALASASAALIWSQHPNWTKNQVLRVMLNTAERPDDQRRDDYTGYGIVRPDRVVIDGEGDPGDPDSPPIFRDWEAALDPAATPAPEPEAETGPADGAEPAPGPEAEAAATGENSGPLPWILGGTAVVLVVAVTGWVVIRRRSASAGA
- a CDS encoding DUF397 domain-containing protein encodes the protein MMIVRWHISSYSSTGNNCLEHAPLPTGLQAVRDTKARTCATLLLPAASWQSFVTATRTDSLRPRGR